A region from the Haloarcula limicola genome encodes:
- a CDS encoding DUF7350 domain-containing protein, with protein sequence MNRRRFLAGTGLAGASLLSGCGSLQSQSTRAPPLVEDRPDATYWPTHAEGMGMAGMAQAGDYMVGLTYSFPHRFWTVTGTDAEKVEIQSDDSLHLMATVWDPKTEMVLPVKAGVSITIKQDGETVADKSPWPMISQNMGFHYGDNYALSGDGLYTISVRVNGMSERRLGAFSGRFGEAGEASVEFDFSQSALRDLSFEEFPDQQGERNAVELMEMEMIPTSQTPPAGQLPGSVLGTKKGNDGVYAATWLTEADFLGDGESYLAVSPRTPYNRIPLPMMSLDASVEASGETAFDDALSAAIHPDLGYHYGAVVPATGSDPSVTVEVIAPPQVSRHEGFETAFLSTPSLSF encoded by the coding sequence ATGAACCGCCGTCGTTTTCTCGCCGGAACCGGCCTCGCCGGAGCCTCGCTGCTCTCGGGGTGCGGGTCGCTGCAGAGCCAGTCGACGCGTGCGCCGCCGCTGGTCGAGGACCGCCCCGACGCGACCTACTGGCCAACTCACGCCGAGGGGATGGGGATGGCCGGAATGGCGCAGGCGGGCGACTACATGGTCGGCCTGACCTACTCGTTCCCACACCGGTTCTGGACCGTGACCGGGACCGACGCGGAGAAGGTCGAGATCCAAAGCGACGACAGCCTCCACCTGATGGCGACGGTCTGGGACCCGAAGACCGAGATGGTCCTGCCGGTGAAAGCCGGAGTCTCCATCACGATTAAGCAGGACGGCGAGACGGTCGCCGACAAGTCGCCGTGGCCGATGATCTCACAGAACATGGGATTTCACTACGGCGACAACTACGCCCTCTCCGGCGACGGCCTCTACACGATCAGCGTCCGCGTCAACGGCATGTCCGAGCGCCGCCTCGGCGCGTTCTCCGGCCGATTCGGCGAAGCCGGCGAGGCCAGCGTCGAGTTCGACTTCTCGCAGTCGGCCCTGCGGGACCTCTCCTTCGAGGAGTTCCCCGACCAGCAGGGCGAGCGCAACGCGGTCGAGCTGATGGAGATGGAGATGATACCGACCTCGCAGACGCCCCCCGCCGGGCAGCTGCCCGGGTCGGTGCTGGGAACGAAGAAGGGGAACGACGGGGTGTACGCCGCGACGTGGCTGACCGAGGCCGACTTCCTCGGCGACGGCGAGTCGTATCTGGCCGTCTCGCCCCGCACGCCGTACAACCGCATTCCGTTGCCGATGATGTCGCTCGACGCGAGCGTCGAAGCGAGCGGTGAGACGGCCTTCGACGACGCCCTGAGCGCGGCGATCCACCCCGACCTCGGGTATCACTACGGCGCGGTCGTCCCCGCGACCGGTAGCGACCCCTCGGTCACCGTCGAGGTCATCGCGCCGCCGCAAGTGTCGCGCCACGAGGGCTTCGAGACGGCATTCCTGTCGACGCCGTCACTCTCGTTTTAG